In a genomic window of Parambassis ranga chromosome 24, fParRan2.1, whole genome shotgun sequence:
- the LOC114429181 gene encoding sterile alpha motif domain-containing protein 12-like has translation MGLSKRASSWSVEEVLEWVQEQHPNHMNLLHKAIIKHAVSGRALLRLKEHHLELLGVEDEEQQQEILQDLLLLRVQEEIDELSDICSECYSS, from the exons ATGGGCCTGTCAAAGCGAGCGTCGTCATGGTCGGTGGAGGAGGTGTTGGAATGGGTTCAAGAACAACATCCTAACCACATGAACCTCCTCCACAAAGCTATCATTAAACATGCCGTGTCAG GCCGTGCATTGCTGAGACTGAAGGAGCATCACCTGGAGCTCCTTggggtggaggatgaggagcagcagcaggaaatcCTGcaggacctcctcctcctcagggttCAGGAAGAAATCGATGAACTCAGTGACATATGCTCAG AGTGCTATTCTTCATAA